One Rhinolophus sinicus isolate RSC01 linkage group LG06, ASM3656204v1, whole genome shotgun sequence DNA window includes the following coding sequences:
- the TEX12 gene encoding testis-expressed protein 12 gives MMANHLMKPDTRNCKRSRELEPQMPDSPQLSSLGKSDSSFSESSGLFYKDEALERDLNDMSKEINLMLSTYAKILSERAAVDASYIDEIDGLFKEANTIENFLIQKRELLRQRFTVIANTLHR, from the exons ATGATGGCAAATCACCTTATGAAACCTGATACTAGAAATTGCAAGAGATCAAGAGAGTTGGAG CCTCAAATGCCAGATAGTCCACAATTATCCTCTCTTGGAAAATCAGATTCCTCTTTCTCTGAAAGCTCTGGACTATTTTATAAAGATGAAGCCCTGGAAAGAGATTTGAATG atatgaGCAAGGAAATTAATCTAATGTTGTCTACATATGCAAAGATCTTAAG TGAGAGAGCAGCAGTAGATGCATCTTATATTGACGAGATAGATGGACTCTTCAAAGAAGCCAATACTATTGAAAACTTTCTAATACAAAAAAGAGAGCTCCTGAGACAGAGGTTTACAGTGATTGCAAACACATTGCACAGATAa